One Gammaproteobacteria bacterium genomic window carries:
- the coaBC gene encoding bifunctional phosphopantothenoylcysteine decarboxylase/phosphopantothenate--cysteine ligase CoaBC — protein MSLHGRHIVLGVTGGIAAYKSADLTRRLRRAGADVHVVMTSAATRFVAPLTFQAVSANPVWTDLFDPSAEAAMGHIAMARTADLVLIAPASADFMARLAHGLADDLLSTICLATRAPVVLAPAMNGAMWENAATRANVDALQSRGIHLLGPGEGEQACGETGEGRMLEPADLAEAAGKLFEHGFLTGLRLLVTAGPTREAIDPVRYLSNRSSGRMGFAVAAAAVGEGAEVTLVCGPVALATPAKVQRYDIGSAEEMRAVVLRRVGGADIFISTAAVADYRPAVVEPRKMKKRQDRFTLELTRNPDIISEVAKTSPRPFVVGFAAETEGLEAHAKQKLRAKNLDMIAANPVAEAGVGFDSTENRLEVYWRDGHRSLPRMGKLRLARELLQLIATRYAAGKSGAHSNDKTDRGSQDP, from the coding sequence ATGTCACTGCATGGGCGGCACATTGTACTTGGCGTGACGGGTGGCATCGCCGCCTACAAGAGCGCCGATCTCACCCGGCGGTTGCGCAGGGCCGGCGCCGACGTGCACGTGGTCATGACCTCTGCCGCGACCCGCTTCGTCGCCCCGTTGACGTTTCAGGCGGTGTCCGCCAATCCCGTCTGGACCGATCTGTTCGACCCCTCCGCGGAAGCGGCCATGGGGCATATCGCCATGGCAAGAACGGCGGACCTGGTCCTGATCGCGCCGGCGAGCGCCGATTTCATGGCAAGGCTTGCGCATGGTCTGGCGGACGACCTGCTTTCCACCATCTGCCTCGCGACCCGGGCCCCCGTCGTACTGGCGCCAGCCATGAACGGGGCGATGTGGGAAAACGCCGCGACACGCGCGAATGTCGATGCCCTGCAGTCCAGGGGAATCCACCTGCTGGGGCCCGGCGAGGGTGAGCAGGCCTGTGGCGAGACCGGAGAGGGTCGGATGCTGGAACCCGCCGATCTCGCCGAGGCCGCGGGAAAACTGTTCGAACATGGCTTTCTGACCGGGCTGCGTCTGCTTGTGACCGCGGGCCCCACTCGCGAGGCCATCGATCCGGTGCGCTACCTGTCGAACCGCAGCTCGGGGCGGATGGGATTCGCGGTGGCCGCCGCCGCCGTCGGCGAAGGGGCCGAGGTCACGCTGGTCTGCGGGCCGGTGGCACTCGCGACACCTGCCAAGGTCCAACGGTACGACATCGGCAGCGCAGAAGAGATGCGCGCCGTGGTCCTGCGACGGGTCGGCGGGGCGGACATCTTCATTTCTACCGCGGCAGTGGCGGACTATCGACCCGCTGTCGTCGAGCCCCGAAAGATGAAGAAACGGCAGGATCGCTTCACCCTGGAACTGACCCGGAATCCGGACATTATCTCGGAGGTGGCGAAGACCTCTCCGAGGCCCTTCGTGGTCGGTTTCGCAGCGGAGACCGAGGGTCTCGAGGCGCATGCGAAACAGAAACTCCGGGCCAAGAATCTTGATATGATCGCCGCCAATCCCGTGGCGGAGGCGGGGGTCGGATTCGACAGCACGGAGAACCGCCTCGAGGTCTACTGGCGCGACGGCCATCGCAGTCTTCCCCGAATGGGCAAGCTGCGACTCGCCCGTGAACTCCTACAACTGATTGCGACACGTTATGCAGCAGGCAAGTCAGGTGCCCATTCAAACGACAAGACAGACCGTGGAAGTCAGGATCCTTGA
- a CDS encoding MFS transporter — protein sequence MTGSPGRAGWREALAVYTKPRVVTMALLGFSAGLPFLLVFSTLSGWLRDVGIERTVIGFFSWVGITYSIKVFWAPVVDRVPLWPFTRALGKRRGWMLAAQIGIAAGLFGMSLVDPVTHIAHVAWLALLVAFCSATQDITIDAYRIEALEPKYQGVMAASYVLGYRIALLAAGAGALYLAEDVSWSASYQVMAALMGIGMLTTLLVSEPLHAVNNGTKRMEARVEAVLGVPGRSGWPWRLIVWFSEAVVSPFVEFFARSGRLALVILALIGMYKLSDITMGVMANPFYLDLGFSKKQIADVTKVFGFFMTIAGAGLGGAMVLRFGIMRPLLLGAILVASTNLLFAVLASVAPNIVLLAVVVSADNLSGGIATAVFIAYLSSLTNTHYTATQYALFSSLMTLPAKFLGGFSGLIVDAEGYAAFFVYASLIGAPAIVLVFYLMRRGGEMSGMTSAANRAPSD from the coding sequence ATGACCGGGTCTCCGGGACGCGCCGGATGGCGCGAGGCGCTGGCGGTCTACACCAAGCCGAGGGTCGTCACCATGGCCCTGCTCGGATTCAGCGCCGGCCTGCCGTTCCTCCTGGTCTTCTCCACACTCTCCGGCTGGTTGCGCGACGTCGGTATCGAGCGGACCGTGATCGGGTTCTTCAGCTGGGTCGGCATCACCTATTCCATCAAGGTGTTCTGGGCGCCGGTGGTTGACCGCGTGCCGCTCTGGCCGTTCACCCGTGCGCTAGGCAAGCGGCGCGGCTGGATGCTGGCCGCGCAGATCGGCATCGCCGCCGGACTCTTCGGCATGTCACTGGTCGATCCGGTGACGCATATCGCGCACGTGGCGTGGCTGGCGCTACTGGTCGCCTTCTGCTCCGCGACGCAGGACATCACGATCGACGCCTATCGTATCGAGGCACTCGAGCCGAAATACCAGGGTGTCATGGCGGCCTCCTATGTGCTGGGCTACCGTATCGCCCTGCTGGCGGCGGGAGCCGGGGCATTGTATCTCGCCGAGGATGTGTCGTGGTCGGCTTCCTACCAGGTCATGGCGGCATTGATGGGGATCGGAATGCTGACCACGCTTCTGGTCAGCGAGCCCTTGCACGCAGTGAACAATGGCACCAAACGGATGGAGGCGCGTGTCGAGGCGGTGCTCGGTGTTCCCGGCAGGAGCGGGTGGCCGTGGCGGCTGATCGTCTGGTTCTCCGAGGCGGTCGTGAGTCCGTTCGTGGAATTCTTTGCGCGCAGCGGCAGGCTGGCGCTGGTGATTCTCGCGCTGATCGGGATGTACAAGCTGAGCGATATCACCATGGGTGTGATGGCGAACCCCTTCTATCTCGATCTGGGATTCAGCAAGAAACAGATCGCGGATGTGACCAAGGTCTTCGGTTTTTTCATGACCATCGCCGGTGCCGGTCTCGGGGGAGCGATGGTGCTTCGATTCGGCATCATGCGTCCCTTGCTGCTGGGCGCGATACTGGTCGCCTCGACGAACCTGCTGTTCGCGGTACTGGCGAGCGTGGCGCCGAATATCGTGCTGCTTGCGGTGGTGGTCAGTGCGGACAATCTCAGCGGCGGGATCGCCACCGCCGTATTCATTGCCTATCTCTCCAGCCTTACGAATACGCATTACACGGCCACGCAGTATGCCCTGTTCAGCTCGTTGATGACCCTGCCTGCCAAGTTCCTCGGTGGCTTCTCCGGGTTGATCGTCGATGCCGAAGGCTATGCGGCCTTCTTTGTCTACGCATCGCTTATCGGAGCGCCGGCGATCGTGCTGGTTTTCTACCTGATGCGCAGGGGCGGGGAGATGTCCGGGATGACCTCGGCCGCGAATCGCGCCCCATCCGATTGA
- a CDS encoding PQQ-dependent sugar dehydrogenase: MSYSPVPKILHYFYAIAALVLVGAATTAWALPPNFVEEDLYQQQLRTMDLEFLPDGRLLMLAKTGEILIMDPQSAPPLDTGDYMTITKLNAVNEKGLLSIALDPDFQNNDYFYVYYNHTPDPYNLDAEGEPVNRGYSRVSRFTHQENSGGLTSRGNLGSETVIWEDPDPAERCCHYGGSVDFGPDGKLYLVIGDKFDNAVGQDLTRSGGKIYRLNKDGSVPAGNPDFSAIEPNALPGIWAYGIRNPFRSMWDLPSGRLFIGEVGGNDQATAAEDVHLGRAGANFGWPNCEGSSCSPSKPSTPAPFDSFELPLYTFQHQGNGSAIVGGPVYRGTQFPTAYQGAYFFGDYARHTIRYLTFDADGKVSGDFNFHDAATKVTSLHQGPDGALYYTRFGSGAKLRRIRYLGGGNNPPVITRATASPDSGPSPLPVTFTGAATDFENDSLSYHWRFGDGTEADGAVSTHTYADNGTYNAFLQVTDGTTTVASNALLVNVGSGPSVTIQTPADGTLFRGGVTLEFSATATDPDEVLGESNYSWEILFHHNDHFHTGPVFQGAAGSIYIETTGHGWNDNTRYEIIATVTDSDGLTDTQSVFVYPEKVNITLDTVPSGQTLYLDGIPRSTPFVYDTLIDFQHTIGAPEAVCIGGTQYLLDSWSDGGQPEHEIIVPPETDAVWTANYAAGGACSGGSGVSVNSGLVLYLESDTGVTASGNTVTGWQDQSGKGNHLIAEGAPAIVAGELNGLDVIDLDGNDDALVRNVGLNALPAGNSDRTVFFVASYREKGWGGFSYGTGSGNDMFGVAVNRSSNLAIEGWGDVNNFDSEVSGVGEGWLIQSAVLNADTLSHYRDGSLIDSFLHGYTTEPDKIVVGAEIDGTPHVSMQVAAVLVYDRALSEGERQQVEAYLQNKYGDGAAPPDPAISISTPREGAVLGGPNVTVSYTTTGFDLINVDHVQLSLDRVAGAWQHSASGAYTFKGVSPGVHTITAQLYLDHDSPLSNPEALDSVTVSVEEITAPTIDITGPEDGETVSGPSVSLNYSVAGPFDHIHFSMDGAPAIMEFNPTGVFTFEGVSEGNHVITAELVNANHVELDNPEAADSVTITVVNSTSGGGTSGGGSTGSGSTGSGSTGSGSTGSGSTGSGSTGSGSTGGGSASGAGISSGGSTSGATSGASATGGSEGSGGGALDPFLLALLLIPGIARLRCERRS, encoded by the coding sequence ATGTCCTACTCGCCAGTCCCGAAAATACTCCACTATTTCTACGCGATCGCCGCACTCGTGCTGGTGGGTGCCGCGACGACCGCCTGGGCCCTGCCCCCGAATTTTGTCGAGGAGGACCTGTATCAGCAGCAACTCCGGACAATGGATCTGGAGTTTCTGCCGGATGGACGGCTTCTAATGCTCGCCAAGACTGGTGAGATCCTGATCATGGACCCCCAGAGTGCTCCGCCTCTGGACACCGGCGATTACATGACCATCACCAAGCTCAATGCGGTCAATGAGAAGGGACTGCTGAGTATCGCGTTGGATCCGGATTTCCAGAACAATGATTATTTCTATGTCTACTATAACCATACGCCGGACCCGTATAACCTGGACGCCGAGGGTGAGCCGGTAAACCGAGGCTACTCCCGGGTGTCGCGATTCACCCATCAGGAGAATTCTGGCGGGCTCACCAGCCGGGGGAACCTGGGATCCGAAACGGTTATCTGGGAGGACCCGGATCCGGCCGAGCGCTGTTGCCACTACGGTGGGTCGGTCGACTTCGGGCCGGATGGCAAGCTGTATCTGGTCATCGGTGACAAGTTCGATAATGCCGTGGGCCAGGACCTGACTCGCTCCGGTGGTAAGATCTATCGTCTGAACAAGGACGGCAGTGTTCCGGCCGGCAACCCTGATTTCTCCGCTATCGAGCCGAATGCCCTGCCCGGTATCTGGGCCTATGGCATTCGCAACCCGTTCCGCTCCATGTGGGACCTGCCGTCGGGACGTCTGTTCATCGGCGAGGTCGGAGGTAACGATCAGGCGACAGCGGCCGAGGATGTCCATCTCGGGCGCGCGGGGGCGAACTTTGGTTGGCCCAATTGCGAAGGATCGTCTTGTTCCCCTTCGAAACCATCCACGCCGGCTCCCTTCGACAGCTTCGAACTGCCGCTCTATACATTTCAGCACCAGGGTAATGGATCTGCGATCGTTGGGGGACCCGTGTACCGCGGCACGCAGTTTCCCACCGCGTATCAGGGCGCGTACTTCTTCGGCGACTACGCCAGACACACCATCCGTTATCTTACCTTCGACGCAGACGGCAAGGTTTCCGGCGATTTCAATTTTCACGATGCGGCCACGAAGGTCACGAGCCTCCATCAGGGGCCCGATGGCGCACTGTACTACACACGATTCGGTTCCGGGGCCAAGCTCAGACGCATCCGATACCTCGGCGGTGGGAACAATCCTCCGGTGATCACACGCGCGACGGCTTCCCCCGACAGCGGTCCGTCTCCGCTTCCGGTTACCTTCACGGGTGCTGCCACGGACTTCGAAAACGATTCCCTGTCCTATCACTGGCGCTTCGGCGACGGGACGGAGGCCGACGGCGCGGTCTCGACGCACACCTACGCCGATAACGGTACCTACAACGCGTTCCTGCAGGTCACCGACGGAACGACCACGGTGGCGTCGAACGCCCTACTGGTCAACGTGGGTTCCGGCCCCAGCGTAACGATCCAGACGCCGGCCGACGGGACCCTGTTCCGCGGTGGTGTCACGCTCGAGTTCAGTGCGACGGCAACCGATCCGGACGAGGTGCTCGGGGAGTCCAACTACAGTTGGGAAATCCTGTTCCACCATAACGACCACTTTCACACCGGGCCGGTCTTTCAAGGCGCTGCGGGCAGCATATACATCGAGACCACAGGACATGGCTGGAACGATAATACACGCTACGAGATCATCGCCACGGTGACGGACTCGGACGGCCTGACGGACACCCAGTCGGTGTTCGTGTACCCGGAAAAGGTAAACATCACCCTGGATACCGTTCCCAGCGGACAGACGCTCTATCTCGACGGGATCCCCCGTTCGACCCCGTTCGTCTACGATACGCTGATCGATTTTCAGCACACGATCGGCGCGCCCGAGGCGGTCTGCATCGGTGGGACGCAGTACCTTCTCGATTCCTGGTCCGACGGCGGACAGCCTGAGCACGAAATTATCGTCCCCCCCGAAACGGATGCGGTCTGGACCGCCAACTACGCGGCCGGCGGCGCCTGTAGCGGCGGGTCCGGCGTCTCGGTCAACTCGGGACTGGTGCTTTACCTCGAGTCCGACACGGGTGTCACGGCCAGTGGGAATACCGTCACGGGTTGGCAGGACCAGTCAGGCAAAGGAAACCATCTGATCGCCGAGGGGGCGCCAGCGATAGTTGCAGGTGAACTCAACGGTCTGGATGTGATCGACCTCGATGGCAACGACGACGCGCTGGTGCGCAATGTCGGTCTGAATGCATTGCCTGCCGGCAATAGCGATCGCACCGTCTTCTTCGTCGCCAGTTATCGCGAGAAGGGTTGGGGCGGATTCTCCTACGGGACCGGCAGCGGCAATGACATGTTCGGAGTCGCTGTCAATCGCTCCAGCAACCTGGCGATCGAAGGGTGGGGAGACGTCAATAACTTCGATAGCGAGGTCTCCGGTGTTGGTGAGGGCTGGCTGATTCAGTCCGCGGTACTCAATGCCGATACCCTGAGTCACTATCGGGACGGTTCGCTGATCGACAGCTTCTTGCACGGCTACACCACAGAACCGGACAAGATCGTGGTCGGTGCCGAGATCGATGGGACACCGCACGTCAGCATGCAGGTGGCGGCCGTGCTCGTGTACGATCGTGCCCTGTCCGAGGGCGAGCGACAGCAGGTCGAGGCCTACCTGCAGAACAAGTACGGCGATGGTGCAGCGCCACCGGATCCGGCGATCTCGATATCCACCCCGCGCGAAGGTGCCGTGCTGGGGGGACCCAATGTCACGGTGAGCTATACGACGACCGGGTTCGATCTGATCAATGTGGATCACGTCCAGCTGTCACTCGACAGGGTGGCGGGTGCATGGCAGCATAGCGCCAGCGGGGCTTACACCTTCAAGGGGGTCTCCCCGGGAGTGCACACGATCACGGCGCAACTCTACCTCGATCACGATAGCCCCTTGTCTAATCCAGAGGCGCTGGACTCGGTCACGGTGTCGGTCGAGGAGATCACGGCGCCGACCATCGATATCACGGGTCCGGAGGACGGCGAAACCGTGTCGGGACCGAGCGTGTCGCTCAACTACAGCGTGGCCGGCCCGTTCGACCACATCCATTTTTCGATGGACGGGGCCCCGGCGATCATGGAGTTCAACCCGACCGGCGTGTTCACCTTTGAAGGGGTGTCAGAGGGCAACCATGTCATCACCGCGGAACTGGTCAACGCCAATCATGTGGAACTCGACAATCCCGAGGCCGCCGATTCGGTTACGATCACGGTCGTGAACTCGACAAGCGGTGGCGGCACCTCGGGAGGCGGGTCCACCGGAAGCGGGTCCACCGGAAGCGGGTCCACCGGAAGCGGGTCCACCGGAAGCGGGTCCACCGGAAGCGGGTCCACCGGAAGCGGGTCCACCGGCGGTGGCTCTGCCAGCGGTGCCGGGATAAGCAGTGGTGGTTCGACCTCCGGCGCTACGAGCGGCGCCTCTGCCACCGGCGGGTCCGAAGGCAGCGGTGGCGGGGCCCTGGATCCGTTCCTCCTTGCCCTGTTGTTGATACCGGGAATAGCAAGGCTGCGATGCGAGCGGCGTAGCTGA
- the argB gene encoding acetylglutamate kinase — MENATAADFAKILIEALPYIQRFTGKTVVIKYGGNAMVDEVLKSGFARDIVLLKHVGINPVVVHGGGPQIGNLLEQLGKESRFVDGMRVTDSETMDVVEMVLGGLVNKEIVNLVNRHGGRAVGLTGKDGGLIRARRLRIERKSPELEAPEIIDLGHVGEVSRIDPRVVGMLEEGGFIPIIAPIGVGDDGGSYNINADLVAGKLAAVLGAEKLILLTNTPGILDHESNLLTGLGPGDVDTLIANGTIHGGMLPKVDCALDAVRSGVRTAHIIDGRVEHAVLLELFSDAGVGTLIRG, encoded by the coding sequence ATGGAAAATGCCACGGCCGCTGATTTCGCGAAAATCCTGATTGAGGCGCTGCCCTACATACAGCGATTTACCGGCAAGACCGTTGTCATCAAGTATGGCGGCAACGCGATGGTCGACGAGGTGCTGAAGAGCGGATTTGCTCGCGATATTGTGCTGCTGAAACACGTGGGCATCAATCCGGTGGTGGTCCATGGCGGGGGGCCGCAGATCGGAAACCTGCTCGAACAACTGGGCAAGGAATCCCGGTTCGTCGACGGCATGCGTGTGACCGACAGCGAAACCATGGACGTCGTCGAGATGGTGCTCGGTGGCTTGGTCAACAAGGAGATCGTCAATCTCGTCAATCGCCACGGGGGAAGGGCCGTCGGTCTGACCGGTAAGGACGGCGGGCTGATCCGGGCGCGCCGTCTGCGGATCGAGCGTAAGAGCCCCGAACTGGAGGCGCCGGAGATCATCGATCTCGGCCATGTCGGGGAGGTCAGCCGGATCGATCCCCGCGTGGTCGGGATGCTGGAGGAAGGGGGGTTCATCCCGATTATCGCGCCGATCGGCGTCGGCGATGACGGGGGTTCCTACAACATCAACGCGGATCTCGTCGCCGGCAAGCTGGCCGCGGTCCTCGGCGCCGAGAAACTGATCCTGCTCACGAATACCCCGGGCATCCTCGATCACGAGTCGAATCTGCTGACGGGGCTCGGACCCGGTGACGTCGACACCCTCATCGCCAACGGTACGATACATGGGGGGATGCTCCCCAAGGTCGACTGCGCGCTGGATGCCGTGCGTTCCGGCGTGCGAACCGCCCATATCATCGACGGACGGGTCGAACACGCCGTATTGCTGGAGCTGTTCTCGGATGCCGGGGTCGGAACCCTGATCCGCGGCTAG
- a CDS encoding PLP-dependent cysteine synthase family protein, with amino-acid sequence MKNKFDDILGTVGRTPVVRINRLAPEGVNLFAKLEAFNPMGSVKDRLALGVIEDAERRGHLRPGQTVIEATSGNTGIGLAMVCARKGYPLVVTMAENFSVERRKLMRFLGAKVVLTPASEMGSGMLAKAVELSQRHGWFLCRQFENEANAEIHSRTTAREILEDFDGERLDCWVTGYGTGGTLKGVARVLRQERRDTRIVVCEPDNSPLLGSGIPQRRTAEGAPAESHPGFRPHLMQGWTPDFISALTEDAVSGDLFDEIVPVKGDDALELSRRLAREEGIFCGISAGATLAGALRVCETLPAGGTVLCMLPDTGERYLSTPLFEDIPVDMTEEEI; translated from the coding sequence ATGAAGAACAAGTTCGATGACATTCTGGGTACCGTCGGGCGCACGCCCGTGGTCAGGATCAACAGGCTGGCACCCGAGGGTGTCAATCTCTTTGCCAAGCTCGAGGCGTTCAACCCGATGGGTTCGGTCAAGGACCGGTTGGCACTGGGGGTCATCGAGGACGCCGAGCGCAGGGGACACCTGAGACCCGGACAGACCGTGATCGAGGCCACCAGCGGCAATACGGGCATCGGGTTGGCGATGGTGTGCGCCCGCAAGGGGTATCCGCTGGTCGTCACCATGGCGGAGAACTTCAGCGTCGAACGCCGCAAGCTGATGCGCTTCCTGGGCGCTAAGGTCGTGTTGACACCAGCCTCGGAAATGGGGAGCGGCATGCTGGCCAAGGCCGTCGAACTGTCGCAGAGGCACGGCTGGTTTCTGTGCCGGCAGTTCGAGAACGAGGCGAATGCCGAGATCCACTCGAGGACCACCGCCCGCGAGATTCTGGAAGATTTCGACGGAGAGCGTCTCGATTGCTGGGTGACCGGTTATGGAACCGGGGGGACGCTGAAGGGCGTGGCGCGCGTCCTGAGGCAGGAGCGCAGGGACACGCGCATCGTGGTCTGCGAACCGGACAACTCCCCCCTGCTGGGTAGCGGCATTCCACAGCGACGTACCGCCGAAGGCGCACCGGCAGAGAGTCATCCCGGTTTCCGGCCCCACCTCATGCAGGGCTGGACGCCGGATTTCATCTCGGCCCTGACCGAAGACGCGGTCAGCGGAGACCTGTTCGATGAGATCGTTCCGGTCAAGGGGGACGATGCGCTGGAACTGTCCCGCCGGCTGGCACGTGAGGAGGGGATATTCTGTGGGATCTCGGCCGGCGCAACGCTTGCCGGGGCATTGAGGGTCTGCGAGACGCTGCCCGCGGGCGGCACCGTTCTGTGCATGTTACCCGACACAGGCGAGCGGTATCTCAGCACCCCGTTGTTTGAAGACATCCCGGTGGACATGACCGAGGAGGAGATTGA
- the xth gene encoding exodeoxyribonuclease III gives MVRIMTFNANGIRSAARKGFFEWLPGQDADLVCIQETKAQEHQLTDPLFCPDGYHCRYFDAVRRGYSGVAMYARHEPDDVVTTLGWGEFDVEGRYLEMRFGKLSVASVYFPSGSSSEDRQQAKFRYLDLMRPYLKSLRRKRREYVLCGDWNIAHRQIDLKNWRGNQKNSGFLPEERAWMDTLFGEMKFVDAFRQVNPNPEQYTWWSNRGRAWEKNVGWRIDYQVLTPGLTDKVLAASIYKDRRFSDHAPLTLDYDIELPE, from the coding sequence ATGGTCCGTATCATGACCTTCAACGCGAACGGTATCCGGTCCGCGGCCCGCAAGGGGTTCTTCGAGTGGCTGCCCGGACAGGACGCCGACCTCGTCTGCATTCAGGAGACCAAGGCTCAGGAACATCAGCTCACCGATCCCCTTTTCTGCCCCGATGGATACCATTGCCGGTATTTCGATGCCGTGAGGAGAGGGTACAGTGGCGTTGCGATGTATGCGCGACACGAACCGGACGACGTGGTGACGACCCTCGGTTGGGGCGAGTTCGATGTCGAGGGGCGATATCTGGAGATGCGCTTCGGCAAGCTCAGTGTCGCCTCCGTCTACTTTCCGTCGGGCAGTTCCAGCGAGGATCGCCAGCAGGCCAAGTTTCGCTATCTGGACCTGATGCGACCCTATCTGAAATCGTTGCGGCGCAAGCGGCGCGAGTATGTGCTGTGCGGTGACTGGAATATCGCCCACCGGCAGATCGACCTGAAGAACTGGCGGGGTAACCAGAAGAACTCCGGATTTCTGCCGGAGGAAAGGGCGTGGATGGACACCCTGTTCGGGGAGATGAAGTTCGTGGATGCCTTCCGGCAGGTCAACCCGAATCCCGAGCAGTACACCTGGTGGTCGAACCGCGGCAGGGCCTGGGAGAAAAACGTCGGGTGGCGCATCGACTATCAGGTGCTCACCCCCGGGCTGACGGACAAGGTGTTGGCTGCGTCGATCTACAAGGACCGGCGCTTCTCTGACCATGCCCCCTTGACCCTGGACTACGATATCGAACTGCCCGAATGA
- the dut gene encoding dUTP diphosphatase encodes MQQASQVPIQTTRQTVEVRILDDRIGRDIPLPEYATPGSAGLDLRACLDVTLTLKPGQTELIPTGLAIHIGHSGLAATILPRSGLGHKHGIVLGNLVGLIDSDYQGQLMVSCWNRGGQAFRVEPGARIAQLVFVPVVQADLAIVQEFRPSERGDGGFGHSGRH; translated from the coding sequence ATGCAGCAGGCAAGTCAGGTGCCCATTCAAACGACAAGACAGACCGTGGAAGTCAGGATCCTTGACGATAGGATTGGACGCGACATTCCCTTGCCGGAATACGCAACACCCGGCTCGGCCGGGCTCGATCTGAGGGCCTGCCTGGACGTCACCCTGACGCTCAAACCAGGTCAGACCGAACTGATTCCCACCGGGCTTGCTATCCATATTGGCCACTCGGGGCTCGCGGCGACGATCCTGCCCAGATCCGGTCTGGGGCACAAGCACGGCATCGTGTTGGGTAATCTGGTCGGGCTGATCGACAGCGATTATCAAGGGCAGTTGATGGTGTCCTGCTGGAACCGGGGGGGGCAGGCATTCCGGGTGGAGCCCGGTGCGCGGATCGCGCAGCTGGTGTTCGTTCCTGTGGTTCAGGCCGATCTGGCGATCGTCCAGGAGTTTCGTCCCTCCGAACGCGGAGATGGTGGATTCGGTCACTCCGGACGTCACTGA
- a CDS encoding DUF4124 domain-containing protein, which translates to MIPRGRFPALCIATLLSLSLTESQARLYRWVDENGEVYYSDHVPPAAVKQEQRIYDEEGRYLQTREAAKTQEEIEAEKKRAAEQAALRGKLEAQARRDRVLLSTFTSVKEIERACNERVAIIDSSIEVANKKLLELRLKLDRLQKRKASIENVGKQTSDSLINQIAEARDSINITQIELKVKRTERVLTKELFDADIARFQELEQRP; encoded by the coding sequence ATGATTCCACGCGGACGCTTTCCAGCACTGTGTATCGCTACCCTCCTGTCCCTCTCGCTGACCGAATCGCAGGCCCGTCTGTATCGCTGGGTCGACGAGAACGGTGAGGTGTACTATAGCGATCACGTCCCACCGGCGGCGGTCAAGCAGGAGCAGCGGATCTACGACGAGGAAGGTCGCTATCTCCAGACGCGCGAGGCCGCGAAGACGCAGGAAGAAATCGAGGCGGAAAAGAAACGGGCCGCTGAGCAGGCGGCACTCAGGGGAAAACTCGAAGCGCAGGCCCGGCGTGACCGGGTGCTGTTGAGCACCTTCACATCGGTGAAGGAGATCGAGAGGGCTTGCAATGAGCGCGTGGCGATCATCGACTCGTCGATCGAGGTCGCGAACAAGAAGCTCCTCGAGCTTCGTCTCAAACTGGACCGGCTGCAGAAACGAAAGGCATCGATCGAGAACGTGGGCAAGCAGACCTCGGACTCTCTGATAAACCAGATCGCCGAGGCACGCGACAGTATCAACATCACCCAGATCGAGTTGAAGGTGAAGCGCACCGAGAGGGTCCTGACCAAGGAGCTGTTCGATGCCGACATCGCCCGGTTCCAGGAACTCGAGCAGAGACCATGA
- the pyrE gene encoding orotate phosphoribosyltransferase, whose product MNYRIEFLEFAIRAGVLRFGDFTLKSGRQSPYFFNAGLFDTGKTLAALGRYYARAITDAGLPFDMLFGPAYKGIPLVASVAIALAGEHELDVPWAFNRKEAKTHGEGGDIVGARLRGRVLIVDDVITAGTAIREAVEILHAHGSEPAGVAIALDRQERGRETRSAIQEVEHELGIHAIPIATLADLVTLVQNEPGYSANLDAINAYRQRYGI is encoded by the coding sequence ATGAACTACCGCATCGAGTTTCTCGAATTCGCGATCCGCGCGGGCGTGCTGCGGTTTGGCGATTTCACGCTCAAGTCCGGTCGGCAGAGTCCGTACTTCTTCAACGCCGGATTGTTCGACACGGGGAAGACGCTCGCGGCACTCGGCCGCTACTATGCGCGGGCGATCACCGACGCCGGACTCCCGTTCGACATGCTGTTCGGGCCCGCCTACAAGGGCATCCCGCTGGTCGCAAGCGTTGCGATCGCACTAGCCGGTGAGCATGAGCTAGACGTTCCGTGGGCATTCAACCGCAAGGAAGCGAAGACACACGGCGAGGGGGGCGATATCGTGGGAGCGCGATTGCGCGGCAGGGTGCTCATCGTCGACGACGTGATTACCGCCGGCACGGCCATACGGGAAGCCGTCGAGATTCTCCACGCGCATGGCAGCGAGCCCGCGGGTGTCGCAATCGCACTCGATCGCCAGGAACGGGGCCGCGAGACGCGTTCGGCAATTCAGGAGGTCGAGCATGAACTCGGTATTCACGCGATCCCGATCGCGACCCTCGCCGACCTGGTGACCCTGGTGCAGAACGAACCCGGATACTCGGCGAACCTCGACGCGATCAACGCCTACCGCCAGCGCTACGGGATCTGA